One segment of Lutra lutra chromosome 12, mLutLut1.2, whole genome shotgun sequence DNA contains the following:
- the ANKRD13A gene encoding ankyrin repeat domain-containing protein 13A isoform X2, with translation MVYTVLQHRDYHNTSMALEGVPELLQKILEAPDFYVQMKWEFTSWVPLVSRICPNDVCRIWKSGAKLRVDITLLGFENMSWIRGRRSFIFKGEDNRAELMEVNHDDRVVTTEHFDLSQEMERLTLDLMKPKGREVERRLTSPVINTSLDTKNIAFERTKSGFWGWRTDKAEVVNGYEAKVYTVNNVSVITKIRTEHLTEEEKKRYKADRNPLESLLGTVEHQFGAQGDLTTECATANNPTAITPEEYFNEEFDLKDRDIGRPKELTIRTQKFKATLWMCEDFPLSLVEQVIPIIDLMARTSAHFARLRDFIKLEFPPGFPVKIEIPLFHVLNARITFGNVNGCSTAEETGSQNVEGTQADTASHVTNFEVDQSVFEIPDSYHIQDNGRNVHLQDEDYELMQFAIQQSLLESSRSQELSGPASNGGIGQTHAYDAQYERAIQESLLTSSEGLHPEASSETSRFDSDLQLAMELSAKELEERELRLREEEEELQQVLQLSLTEK, from the exons ATGGTGTATACTGTTCTTCAGCATCGGGACTACCACAACACATCCATGGCCCTTGAAGGAGTTCCTGAGCTGCTCCAGAAGATTCTTGAG GCTCCAGATTTCTATGTGCAGATGAAATGGGAATTCACCAGCTGGG TGCCCTTGGTTTCCAGAATATGCCCGAACGATGTGTGTCGCATTTGGAAAAGTGGTGCCAAGCTGCGTGTGGATATCACATTGCTGGGATTTGAGAACATGAGCTGGATAAGAGGGAGGCGTAGTTTTATATTTAAGGGAGAAG ACAACCGGGCGGAGCTGATGGAAGTCAACCATGATGACCGAGTGGTCACCACTGAACACTTTGACCTTTCCCAGGAAATGGAGCGCCTCACTCTGGACTTGATGAAGCCAAAAGGCAGGGAAGTTGAGAGGCGGCTCACAAGCCCAGTCATTAACACCAGCCTCGATACTAAAAATATTGCTTTTGAAAG AACTAAATCCGGATTCTGGGGCTGGAGGACAGATAAAGCAGAAGTTGTTAATGGTTACGAAGCAAAG GTTTACACAGTAAATAATGTGAGTGTGATAACCAAAATCCGGACAGAACATCTgactgaggaagagaaaaagagatataaaG cGGACAGGAACCCACTGGAATCTTTGCTGGGAACTGTGGAACACCAGTTTGGTGCTCAAGGG GACCTCACTACGGAATGCGCCACCGCCAACAACCCCACGGCCATCACGCCTGAGGAGTACTTTAATGAAGAGTTTGATCTGAAGGACCGGGACATTGGAAGGCCGAAAGAGCTGACGATTAGAACGCAAAA ATTCAAAGCGACGCTGTGGATGTGTGAGGACTTTCCGCTCTCTCTTGTGGAGCAGGTCATTCCCATCATTGATCTCATGGCCCGAACCAGTGCTCATTTTGCACGGCTGAGAGATTTCATCAAACTGGAATTCCCACCTGGATTTCCTGTCAAAATAG aaaTTCCCTTGTTTCATGTCTTAAATGCACGGATTACATTTGGAAACGTCAATGGCTGTAGCACTGCTGAAGAAACTGGATCTCAAAACGTGGAAGGGACCCAGGCTGATacag CTTCCCACGTCACAAACTTTGAGGTGGATCAGTCTGTATTTGAAATTCCAGACTCTTACCACATTCAAGACAATGGCAGAAATGTGCATTTACAAGATGAAGATTATGAGCTAATGCAGTTTGCCATCCAGCAGAGTTTACTGGAGTCCAGCAGGAGCCAG GAACTTTCAGGACCAGCTTCGAATGGAGGGATTGGCCAGACACATGCCTATGACGCCCAGTATGAGAG GGCCATCCAGGAGAGCCTCCTCACCAGCTCAGAAGGCCTGCACCCCGAGGCTTCGAGCGAGACGAGCCGTTTTGATAGCGACCTGCAGCTGGCCATGGAGCTCTCTGCCAAAGAGCTGGAGGAGCGGGAGCTCCGGCtccgggaggaggaggaggagctccaGCAAGTCTTACAGCTATCTCTCACTGAGAAATAG